The Candidatus Zymogenaceae bacterium genome contains the following window.
GGGATGCGATCCCGAGGGGGAGATCGGCGAGCGCCACGACCCGGAAACCCATCTCATCCCCCTGGTGCTCCAGGCGGCGGGGGGAAGGCGGGAATCCGTCACCGTGTTCGGCGACGACTACCCGACACCGGACGGGACCTGCATCCGGGATTATATCCACATCACCGACCTGATCGACGCCCACCTTCTGGCCCTATCACATTTGATGGACGGCGGGGAAAGCTGTGTGTTCAACCTCGGGAGCGAATCGGGACATTCGGTGATGGAGGTGATCGAGGTGTGCCGCCGGGTGACGGGACGAAAGATCACTGCGGTGATGGGGGAGCGGCGGCCGGGAGATCCGCCGGTTCTGGTGGCGTCTTCGAAAAAGGCCAAGGAGACGCTGGGGTGGCGTCCCTCCCATACCGATCTCGACGAGATCGTCCGGGACGCCTGGAATTTCATGATGAAGAGAGACATGGTGTCGTGATGGGCGGCGATCGTCTATGGGGCGTGGTGCCCGCCGCCGGGCTGGGGGAGCGAATGAGGGGTGGAGGCGGTGCGGCGAAGCAGTTTCTGTCCATCGGGGGCGTCCCGATGCTGGCGGTGACGCTGAAAGCCCTCTTTCACGCGGCGGATTTTGCGGGCGTCGTGCTGACGCTCAGGGAGGACGACTTCGAGACGGCCGAAGACATTTTAGCAAAATATGTCCGGGAGCGCTCATCGGTCGCATGTGTCCCCGGCGGCGCCGTTCGTCAGGAGTCGGTCTATAACGGGATCAGGGCGGTGATGGAGCGGGGCGGAGATCCGGACGATCTGGTGGCGATCCACGACGCCGCCAGGCCCGTGATACATAAAGATGTGGTTGAGAGGGCGGTAACGGCCGCCCGAACAAGCGGCGCCGCGGTTGCGGTGGTCCCCGCGGTGGATGCCGCCGTCCTGACGGACGGGGTGCGTATCGATTCCTACCTGGATCGAAAACGGCTCTTCCGCATTCAGACCCCCCAGGTCTTCCGCCTGGGCCTGATCGCGGATGCCCATGAGCATGCCCGAAAACGGGGCGTAACCGATGCGGTGGATGATGCATCCCTGATAATTGAAAACGGTGGGGAGGTGCGGATCGTTCCCGGAGACCCGAACAACATCAAGGTGACGCACCCCGGGGACATCGCCGTGGTGGAGGGAATCCTGGCGGGCAACGACGGGCACACGGATGAGTGAAGGGGGATGATCGGCCCGGCGTCGGCCGGGCGCACACGGGGGATGTATGTTGGGATACCTTTGTGGTTCTATTTGGCATGCACGCCAAGGGCGGTGTCTATAGAAGGAGGCGACACACCCGATGAGCGGACGGAGAGTGCTGGTAAGCCTCCTGAACTACAACCATAAGGCGTACCTGGAAGAGTGTATCGAGCGGGTCAGGGCACAAACCCACGATGATGTGGAGCTTGTCATCAGCGATAATGCGTCCTCCGACGGCTCCCGGGACGTGATCAAGTCGTACCGGGGCACATATGAGATTGTTCTTCACCCTGAAAACACCGGCTTTTCCGGGGGCCACAACCGGATCATCGCCGGCGGCGGCTTCAATTTTTTCATGACGCTCAACCCGGATCTCTTCATGGAGCCGGATTTCATCGAGCGTAAGGTTGCGGCCTTTGAGGCGGGCCCCAGAATCGGGCTTGTGGCGGGGAAGCTCCTCCGTCTTGACGGAAAGACCATAGACAGTGCGGGAATGGTTCTCTCCCGCACCCGCAAGAACGACGACCGGGGCGGAGGAGAAATGGATCGGGGACAATACGACATCCCGGGATACGTCATGGGAGTCATGGGGTCGGACGGGATGTATTCGAGGGAGATGCTGGAGGATATAAAACAGGGGGATCAGTACTTCGATACCGATTTTTTCGCCTACCGTGAGGAGGTTGACCTGTCGTGGCGGGCGCTTCTTTCGGGCTGGCGATGCCGGTACGAGCCGAGGGCTGTGGCACGACATGTCCATGAATACACTCTGGTCCCCCGGCGCGGGAAAGATCGACGCGCCACCTATCTCCAGTTTCGCAACCGGTATCTCCTGTTGGCAAAGAACGACACTTTGGTCAATCTCGCCCGTCACCTCCCCTTCGTCGTCGGGTATGAGGCGGCGTTGTTCGCATGGGCACTTCTGTTCGAGCGTCACCTCCTGGGCGCCTATGCTGATGCGGCAAGTCTGATGAGGGTCATGCGAGAAAAACGAAAGGTGATATTCTCCCGGGGAAGTCTTGAGCACCGGGAGGTGATGCGGTTTATCAGGAGGCGGTTTGTTCCCGATCAATAACACGGTGACCCTCGAGGGGATCGAGATCGCACGACTGACCCTTGATGGCCTCCTGGATGCTGCGGTGGTCGCCGCGTCCGGAAAGCCGCCCGGAGGAGCGGTTTTTATGTATGCGAACATACATACCATGAACCTTGCCAGGAAGGACCGGACGTATCACGAGATGCTCACCCGGGCTGACCTGGTATACTGTGATGGGGTGGGGGTTGTCCTGGGTGCCCGGGTTGCGGGGCTCTCCATCCCTGGCCGACTGACCGCCGCCGATTTCATCTCCGATCTCGCGTCCCGTTTTACGAAGGAGGACCGCTCCATCTTCGTCTTGGGGGGCGAGCCGGGGGTGGCCGAGCAGGCGGTGGGGGTGCTCGGATCGATGTTTCCCGGACTCCGGGTGACGGGGACCCATCATGGATATTTCGACCGTAAGGGGATGGAGAATGAGGCCGTACTCGAGATGCTCGCCCGAAACAGGCCCGATTGCCTCTTCGTGGGCATGGGCTCCCCCGCCCAGGAGGAATGGGCCCTGTTCCACCGGGACCGCCTCGGGATCCCCCTGATCTGGTGCGTGGGGGCTACCTTCGACTTCGTGGCGGGGAAGGTCAGCCGGGCGCCGTCCTGGATGCGAAAGGTTCACCTGGAGTGGTTCCACAGATTTTTGATGGAGCCGAAGCGGATGTTTTACCGCTACGCGGTGGGCAACCCGTCGTTTCTCTTTCGCATGCTCGGGCTTCGCCTGAAAAGAATGAGAGGGGACGTTTCGTGAAGATAATGATCGCCTATCCCGCCCTTTCCGGCAAGGGAAGCCCCATGCTGACGCAGAACCGGCAGTTTCAGTGGTATCACGAGCCGTCGTATATCTACCCGGTGGTATCGGCGTCCGCCGCCACCATCCTCCAGGCCCGGGGATATCGGGTAATCTGGTATGACGGCATCGCCCGGAAGAAGTCCCCCGACGACTTCTTCCGTATCGTCGGGGAGGAGCGGCCCGACCTGATTGTCATGGAAAGCAAGACGCCGGTCATTCGCCAGCACTGGGATATCGTCGGGAAGATCAAAAATATCGATGAGGACATCAAGACGGCACTGATGGGTGATCATGTGACCGCGCTGCCGGAGGAGACTATGCGGTCGTCCCCCGTCGATTATGCGGTGACCGGCGGCTCCTATGATTTCACCCTCGAAAAGCTTGCGGCGCACATCGACGCCGAAGCCGCGATACCGCCGGGGGTGTGGTATCGGGAGGCGGGCGAGATAAGACAGAGCGGTGAATTCTGCCTGGAGGACGACCTGACGGGAGCCCCCTTTATCGACCGCGTGCTGACACAGGCATGGCTCTACGGGGAAAAATGGAGGCGTCGTACGCCGTTTTTCTATATCATGTCCGGGAGGGACTGTCCCTGGCACCGCTGCACCTTCTGTGCATGGACGACGCTCTATCCGAAATTCACCGTGCGCCCGGTCGAACACGTCCTGGACGAGATCGGTTTTTTGATTTCCGAGCACGGCGCCCGGGAGATTTTCGACGACACCGGAACCTTCCCCGGCGGTGCGTGGCTCGAGAGGTTCTGTCACGGCATGATCGAGAGAGGGTATCACAAAAAAATCCTCTTTTCATGCAACATGCGCTTTGATTATCTGCAAAATCCGGACATCCCCCGACTAATGAAGAGGGCCGGATTCAGAAAGGTGAAGGCGGGCCTCGAAAGCGCAAACCAAAAGACCCTGGACCGTATCGACAAGGGTATAGCCGTCGAACAGATCGTCTCCGGCTGCAGAAACGCCGCCGCCGCGGGGCTCGATGTTCACCTCACGGTCATCGTCGGGTATCCCTGGGAGACCAGGGCCGACGCGATGAATACCCTGAATCTCGCCAAGCGCCTCATGGAGGACGGTTCCGCAGAGATGCTTCAGGCCACAGTCCTGGTGCCCTATCCGGGCACGCCGCTCTTCGAGCTGGGTGTCAGGGAGAATCTCTTTCGCATCCGCCCGGATGAATACGAGCGGTTCGACATGAGCGAGCCGGTCTTCACAACCCTGGACATGGAACCGGAAGAGGTCATGACGATAGCCGGCGGCATTTACAAGTCGTTTTTGTCTCCACGGGTCATACTCAGAAATCTGTTTAAAATCAGATCGCTTCGGGATATTTCCTATATATTCCGGGGCGCCCGGGCGGTCATTGGGCATCTGAGGGATTTTTTAACGCGGAAGCCTGAGAAAACAAAAGGGGAGCGTCATGGATAGGAAAACACGATGGATATTGATTTTATTTGTCGGATTGGTTCTGGCGGGCCTTATGAGAAGCGCTCATCCCGCGGCGGACGCGCCGTTTGACCTGAGCTGGTCCCAGGGGCCCAGCACCGATGCCGCCTACTATCTTGAACCAGCCATATCATTCGTCGAAACGGGAGAGACCCGGAGCATTTCCCGGAACTGGAATGCTCCCGGGTATTATCTCCTGTATGTGCCCGCCGTCTGGCTTTTTGGTTCTTCAAACGCCGTCATTAACCTGACCACCGTCCTAATCGGGCTTATTGGCCTGGTCTTTTTCTTTTTGATCGCCCGCCGCACGGACGACGAGCCGACGGTGATCTTCGCAATGCTTTTTTGGGTGTTCTCCTATTTCTGGATCATGTATACCAGGATTCCCCTGGTCTATACGACGATGATTACCTACATGCTCGCGGCGGTATATCTATGGATGCTGGGCCTCAAGAGACCCCTGTGGTTCATCCCGGCATGGATCATACTGATCGTAGCGATCCTTTGGGTGCGGGTTATAGCCGTGGCCCTCGTTCCCGCCCTGGTGGTGGGGCACGGGGCGGCGCTGTACGGACGGTTCAGGGACAGAAAGCGGATGATTTCGATGGTGTTTGGGGCGGTGGTGCTGCTTGTCGTGGCGGGTGCGCTGGCGGTAATTGCGTCGCTGTATCTTGATTTTGCTCCGGTGCTGATGGCCCTGGGACGGATCAAGGCGCACATGCGTGAGGGATTGACCGGAGACAAGGTGCTTTTTTATCTGTTCAATCTCGGACAGAGCGGGGCCATCTTCCTGTGGCTGCCGGTCGTCTCGCTCATGAGCTACCTCTACCTTCTGATGTTTATGGGCGATCTTATAAAGAAAAAGCTTGATTTCACCGATCCCGATACCGTCGTACGCCTGGTAATTGTGGTCTGGCTGGTATTTGGGGCGCTTTCAACCATCCTTTTTGAATATGCACCGCCGCGATACTTCCTGTTTCTCATGCCGCCGATGTTCTACACTGCGGGGTGCGCCCTTTCCCGACTGTTGAATCCTCCGCCCCGGGTCGAGTACGATTACGGATATTACATCCTGCTGATCGTCTGGATCGTTTTTCTGACATTCAAGCTGCTCTACACAACACTGTTTTACTTCATCAGGAATTTCGATACCTTCGTTATGGGGCTGAGCATGTCCGCGGAGGGGGT
Protein-coding sequences here:
- a CDS encoding glycosyltransferase family 2 protein — protein: MSGRRVLVSLLNYNHKAYLEECIERVRAQTHDDVELVISDNASSDGSRDVIKSYRGTYEIVLHPENTGFSGGHNRIIAGGGFNFFMTLNPDLFMEPDFIERKVAAFEAGPRIGLVAGKLLRLDGKTIDSAGMVLSRTRKNDDRGGGEMDRGQYDIPGYVMGVMGSDGMYSREMLEDIKQGDQYFDTDFFAYREEVDLSWRALLSGWRCRYEPRAVARHVHEYTLVPRRGKDRRATYLQFRNRYLLLAKNDTLVNLARHLPFVVGYEAALFAWALLFERHLLGAYADAASLMRVMREKRKVIFSRGSLEHREVMRFIRRRFVPDQ
- a CDS encoding glycosyltransferase family 39 protein, which translates into the protein MDRKTRWILILFVGLVLAGLMRSAHPAADAPFDLSWSQGPSTDAAYYLEPAISFVETGETRSISRNWNAPGYYLLYVPAVWLFGSSNAVINLTTVLIGLIGLVFFFLIARRTDDEPTVIFAMLFWVFSYFWIMYTRIPLVYTTMITYMLAAVYLWMLGLKRPLWFIPAWIILIVAILWVRVIAVALVPALVVGHGAALYGRFRDRKRMISMVFGAVVLLVVAGALAVIASLYLDFAPVLMALGRIKAHMREGLTGDKVLFYLFNLGQSGAIFLWLPVVSLMSYLYLLMFMGDLIKKKLDFTDPDTVVRLVIVVWLVFGALSTILFEYAPPRYFLFLMPPMFYTAGCALSRLLNPPPRVEYDYGYYILLIVWIVFLTFKLLYTTLFYFIRNFDTFVMGLSMSAEGVARFERIIGFFSSFYLLASISLIVGVAVALVVFSYRRSERYSDSGVIRRGVRVVMVGMLVVLCIVYQGSMYVSWLVRPHYTMSSFSRELGDILAEDAVLAGPYAHVMTLENDLDAVYMTFIDPGESSPCDRFEAAGVTHLIIDVKNGLPYLEEIYPEVFECLEFVDTIYIRGNGVDLYRYTGADEYVPTDFERAVELIRQERQEEAITILEGVTADYPRDTIPVVFLALAKLQIGNTDEAGELLLHAARLNPDYMKAYFGLASIMEIRGDRPAALAYYRKCLELFPESLQLREKIQELSGVRGE
- a CDS encoding B12-binding domain-containing radical SAM protein, whose amino-acid sequence is MKIMIAYPALSGKGSPMLTQNRQFQWYHEPSYIYPVVSASAATILQARGYRVIWYDGIARKKSPDDFFRIVGEERPDLIVMESKTPVIRQHWDIVGKIKNIDEDIKTALMGDHVTALPEETMRSSPVDYAVTGGSYDFTLEKLAAHIDAEAAIPPGVWYREAGEIRQSGEFCLEDDLTGAPFIDRVLTQAWLYGEKWRRRTPFFYIMSGRDCPWHRCTFCAWTTLYPKFTVRPVEHVLDEIGFLISEHGAREIFDDTGTFPGGAWLERFCHGMIERGYHKKILFSCNMRFDYLQNPDIPRLMKRAGFRKVKAGLESANQKTLDRIDKGIAVEQIVSGCRNAAAAGLDVHLTVIVGYPWETRADAMNTLNLAKRLMEDGSAEMLQATVLVPYPGTPLFELGVRENLFRIRPDEYERFDMSEPVFTTLDMEPEEVMTIAGGIYKSFLSPRVILRNLFKIRSLRDISYIFRGARAVIGHLRDFLTRKPEKTKGERHG
- a CDS encoding WecB/TagA/CpsF family glycosyltransferase yields the protein MFPINNTVTLEGIEIARLTLDGLLDAAVVAASGKPPGGAVFMYANIHTMNLARKDRTYHEMLTRADLVYCDGVGVVLGARVAGLSIPGRLTAADFISDLASRFTKEDRSIFVLGGEPGVAEQAVGVLGSMFPGLRVTGTHHGYFDRKGMENEAVLEMLARNRPDCLFVGMGSPAQEEWALFHRDRLGIPLIWCVGATFDFVAGKVSRAPSWMRKVHLEWFHRFLMEPKRMFYRYAVGNPSFLFRMLGLRLKRMRGDVS
- the ispD gene encoding 2-C-methyl-D-erythritol 4-phosphate cytidylyltransferase, encoding MGGDRLWGVVPAAGLGERMRGGGGAAKQFLSIGGVPMLAVTLKALFHAADFAGVVLTLREDDFETAEDILAKYVRERSSVACVPGGAVRQESVYNGIRAVMERGGDPDDLVAIHDAARPVIHKDVVERAVTAARTSGAAVAVVPAVDAAVLTDGVRIDSYLDRKRLFRIQTPQVFRLGLIADAHEHARKRGVTDAVDDASLIIENGGEVRIVPGDPNNIKVTHPGDIAVVEGILAGNDGHTDE